The nucleotide window GGAGAATCGTATATAGGGAACCTTCATTGTCCTCAAACTTTTTAAAGCCTCTGGACCTGAGCAGCCCGGTCAATTCATAACCTGTTTTTTCATGAAGAAGAAGCTGCAGAATGGCCAAAGTAACTACCTCATCCCTCTCATCTGGCATGTTAATTTGTTTATGAATCTCTTTTCTCATTTTTTCTGAAAAACTTAATTCATTAAACGTGGACTTCTCCATCGATTTTCGGAGTTTATTCAGTCGGTTTTCCATTACAATTCCTCCAATCTTTCCTTCAGGAGTTCTTTTGCTCGCTTAAGCCGTGTCTTTATTGTGTTCTCTTTCATCTCTGTCACGGCCGAAATCTCCTTGATACTCATCTCTTCAAAGTAAAAAAGGTAAATTACTTCCCGGTAGTTTATCGGCAGCTCCATGACCGCTGATGCCAGCTGATCATCCTCCTCATCTTGAATGACGATTTGCTCAACACTATCACTCGGCATTGAATCATAAATAGGCTGATAATCGGTAGTGAAAACATTCTTGTTGTACCAGCTTTTCAAATAGTCCTTGCAATGATTGGAAGCGATTCTCCAAAGCCAGGTGCGGAACTTCGATTTCCCGCTGTATGTATGAAGAGATTTATAGCATTTCACGAAAATCTCCTGAGTTAAATCCTCAGCGATTTGCTTATTTTTCACATATGAAAACGAGAGTTGCAGAATCTCTTGCCCATATCTATTCATGATCTCATCAATTCCTTCTGCACCATTCTCGATTTCATTTGTCTCTGCTGTTATTTCATCCACAATCGTTCCCCCTTCATAGTTATAGACGACGCGCTGTTAAAAAGGTTTTAGGAATATAAAACAGGATAAAAGTTCTAATTTTTAAAAATTTGCAATAATATTCGTTCCTATCCTCTTTCGTCTTGTAAAATAGAGAGAGGCATTCAACGCCAATAACATATTATACAGGACTAATAGTTAGGGAGGCTTTTTTATGATAAAGGAAGAAATCCAACAAGCCTTTGCCCCAGACATAAACGATATACATGATATAAGCATAGCACTTGCCAGATCAAAGGAATTTATTTCTAGTCATTTTCCGAATGGAAGTTTTACCTATGCGGCACCTTCCTGTGAGCCTCTTTTTGGTTACACATCAGCCGAGCTCCACGGAAAATCCATTTTCAGCTTTTGCCATCCATTAGATCTGGATAGGCTGGAACAGTACTTCTCTTCTAATCATACTGGAGAAATTTCGTTTCGTTTCAGGAGAAAAGAAGGAGATTATCTCTGGCTGGAATCTAGCAGTACGAACGGTCCTTCTCAGTCAGAAATAGTTCTTGTTTCTAGAAATGTTACCCAGCGTGTAAATCGAGAGGAAAAATTAAAAGAACATCAAAGAAGAGATCGGT belongs to Mesobacillus subterraneus and includes:
- a CDS encoding PadR family transcriptional regulator, with translation MENRLNKLRKSMEKSTFNELSFSEKMRKEIHKQINMPDERDEVVTLAILQLLLHEKTGYELTGLLRSRGFKKFEDNEGSLYTILHTFEQKRLIASCWNEEGAKLYQLIDKGRKYLRKLEKNAASGRIVMKGLLGE
- a CDS encoding sigma-70 family RNA polymerase sigma factor; translation: MDEITAETNEIENGAEGIDEIMNRYGQEILQLSFSYVKNKQIAEDLTQEIFVKCYKSLHTYSGKSKFRTWLWRIASNHCKDYLKSWYNKNVFTTDYQPIYDSMPSDSVEQIVIQDEEDDQLASAVMELPINYREVIYLFYFEEMSIKEISAVTEMKENTIKTRLKRAKELLKERLEEL